A region from the Gemmatimonadota bacterium genome encodes:
- a CDS encoding response regulator, whose protein sequence is MVENETSDRTPLALVVEGNDALASSLVDLLGGHGFAVLRAAGGRQALELLGKVRPDLLLIGLILPDATGPDVVRALARVPTVRSSTPIVMVSERALDPASRVESFESGAWEVLEAPFEGGQLVPQLRAFVAAKMDADSAREEGLLDPTTGFYNIRGVLRRVGEVAADAARYQRPVACVVVGPDRSEGDPLDRRSAERLSEEMAVGITATTRLSDTLGRLGDADFVVVAAGTDQEGANRLAERLLARLDPSTEALFARPLRLRAGVYAIPGHAGTSVIPVDLLTRATLALRRAQDEGNGQRIFGYERA, encoded by the coding sequence ATGGTCGAAAACGAGACATCCGACCGGACGCCTCTGGCTCTGGTCGTCGAGGGGAATGACGCCTTGGCGTCGTCGCTGGTCGACCTCCTCGGCGGGCACGGCTTTGCGGTGCTACGTGCAGCTGGAGGGCGCCAGGCCCTGGAGCTGCTGGGCAAGGTGCGCCCCGACCTGCTGCTCATCGGCCTGATCCTGCCCGACGCGACGGGCCCGGACGTGGTCCGGGCGCTGGCGCGGGTGCCGACCGTCCGGTCGTCCACCCCGATCGTGATGGTGTCCGAGCGCGCACTCGACCCGGCCTCTCGGGTGGAGAGCTTCGAATCGGGTGCATGGGAAGTGCTCGAAGCCCCGTTCGAGGGTGGGCAGCTGGTTCCGCAGCTCCGGGCCTTCGTCGCCGCCAAGATGGACGCCGATTCTGCCCGGGAGGAGGGGCTCCTCGACCCGACCACCGGCTTCTACAACATTCGCGGCGTGCTGCGCCGCGTGGGCGAGGTGGCGGCAGATGCAGCCCGCTACCAACGCCCTGTGGCCTGCGTGGTGGTAGGGCCCGATCGCTCCGAGGGGGATCCGCTGGACCGTCGTAGCGCCGAACGGCTCAGCGAAGAGATGGCGGTGGGCATCACGGCCACCACCCGACTGTCCGACACGCTTGGCCGCCTGGGCGACGCCGATTTCGTGGTGGTGGCCGCCGGAACCGATCAAGAAGGGGCCAACCGGCTCGCCGAGCGCCTGCTGGCCCGGTTGGACCCCTCCACCGAGGCGCTCTTCGCGCGGCCTCTGCGGCTTCGTGCGGGCGTGTACGCGATCCCGGGCCACGCGGGGACATCCGTGATTCCCGTGGATCTCCTCACACGCGCGACCCTCGCGCTACGCCGAGCCCAGGACGAGGGGAACGGTCAGCGCATCTTCGGCTACGAGCGGGCCTGA